Below is a window of Triticum dicoccoides isolate Atlit2015 ecotype Zavitan unplaced genomic scaffold, WEW_v2.0 scaffold27430, whole genome shotgun sequence DNA.
GGCGCCGGCTCTGCCCTCGGCGCTCTCGCCCTGGAGCAACGGCACCAGTGACGCCACGGACAGCACCGCCACACAGTAGGCGAACCACGCCTGCCCGGTGCCACTGCCGAGCTGCGAGAGGAGCCCGTCGCCGCGCCCTGCCTCCACCGCAAGCGCCGTCACGAAGCCTACCATGGCAAGGCGCCCGTTGATTCGCTCCGGCGCAGGGCCGCTGAACGCCAGCGCGTTCCAGATTGAGGTGCTCGTCTTGGGTTTGTTTGTCTGTGCCCTGACGATGAGGGTGCGTCGGCCCAGCGCTGGCAGAGACCGGGCGCCGAAGCGGCCAGCCGAGCCCCGCGGCAGGACGGCGGCACCGGCGAAGGAGCCCATGGCCATCACAGTCGCCATTGATCAGCCGCGGACGGAAGATGCACGAAAGGACAGAAAAAAGCTACAGATGCTGCAACAGGCAAAGATGATGGCTAGTACAgttctgattgttgttgtgtcgCTGAGTGTTTGATGATGTATTGTTCCGAGAGAGTGGGCACAATTTATAGGCCGTGCTCCTCGAGAGCCAACCCGTGACGAGGTGGGCACGGTGGCCGCGGCGATGCCCACGTCGCGAACTGCTCCCGGCCATGAATTACCCTCTACGTGGAGCGAGGCAGCGACTACGCGGACGTGGAGGCCACCGTGCGGAGGGCTCCAGGAAACGCCAAAGAGATAGACAAGTTGCGAAGGAGGACTCCAGAATGGACAAGAAGCTTGTGTCGACGCTCAGCAGTCAGCACTATGTGATGTGATTCAGGTCTTATTTCtagctcttttttttttttgcgggaaacggTCTTATTTCTAGCTCAAGCTAACCAAAAAGCACTAGAGACACACGTATCTGTGTACATACGCGAAACCTTGCATGCAGGAAGGCAGCATGTAAACTTTAATTTTTTTTGGCGAGTATATGAACTTTATACTTGCCTTCAACGTCGACCCTTAAACCACCCGTTCCTGCATCCGTCTGCAGGTTGATTCAGATGCGCCTTTTTCTCGTAAACCGGACACAAATTTTGAGTctgtcggtgtgtgtggggggcggGGCTTTGCGGGCGTTTGGACCACTGCCACGCCCGTCCGTGACTACCGTAGACCACCAAAACCCCTCCTCCCTTACCCGCGTGCTTTCCCGCTAGATGCTGGTCAGCGCCGCATTCATGCCGAaccagagcggacacgacctctcactggagcCGGCATTGAAGCGACGTCGGATGAGAGCGCTGCCCGCACCGCTTCTCGATGAAGGCGACGTCTCTTCACATTTAAATGACACCGGTCCGTCCGTCTGCCTCCATTAAGCGCACACGGTTGCTGTGGAATCTACTCCGGTACTACCCATCCCTCTGGGGACCACCATTAAGGACCTCGCCGCCTGCCCTGCCCTCAGCCCGG
It encodes the following:
- the LOC119345736 gene encoding low molecular mass early light-inducible protein HV90, chloroplastic-like produces the protein MATVMAMGSFAGAAVLPRGSAGRFGARSLPALGRRTLIVRAQTNKPKTSTSIWNALAFSGPAPERINGRLAMVGFVTALAVEAGRGDGLLSQLGSGTGQAWFAYCVAVLSVASLVPLLQGESAEGRAGAIMNANAELWNGRFAMLGLVALAATEIITGAPFINV